A DNA window from Thermococcus sp. 4557 contains the following coding sequences:
- a CDS encoding ABC transporter ATP-binding protein — translation MITARNLTKRFGKLVALDSVNLEIDGGLTLILGPNGGGKSTFLNLCAGLYRPSKGEIKVLGENPWSNDGLRKRIGVSFDPPALPKHRTAREWLGYIAEVKGLREEEVTNAAELFSAVNYLDRKMGEYSAGMLKRISLTQAFLGKPELVLLDEPLANLDLEGIKEVARVIGEQAQKGTNMVVVSHIWRPLVEFADRIVVIAAGKVVMTGTPEEVVPKIEEI, via the coding sequence ATGATAACCGCGAGAAACCTCACGAAGAGGTTTGGAAAGCTCGTGGCTCTGGATTCGGTGAATCTTGAAATAGACGGAGGACTAACGCTTATACTCGGTCCCAACGGCGGAGGAAAGAGCACCTTCCTGAACCTCTGCGCCGGCCTCTACCGGCCAAGCAAAGGGGAAATCAAGGTCCTCGGGGAGAACCCCTGGAGCAACGATGGGCTGAGGAAAAGGATTGGGGTCTCCTTCGACCCGCCGGCTCTTCCGAAGCACAGGACGGCCAGGGAATGGCTCGGTTACATAGCGGAGGTCAAGGGTCTGAGGGAGGAAGAAGTAACCAACGCCGCGGAGCTGTTCTCTGCGGTGAATTACCTCGACAGGAAGATGGGGGAGTACTCTGCCGGAATGCTCAAGAGAATCAGCCTCACCCAGGCGTTCCTCGGAAAGCCGGAGCTGGTGCTCCTTGACGAACCCCTGGCAAACCTTGACCTGGAGGGAATAAAGGAAGTGGCGAGGGTAATCGGAGAGCAGGCCCAAAAGGGAACCAACATGGTGGTGGTTTCTCACATCTGGCGCCCGCTGGTTGAGTTCGCTGACAGAATCGTCGTGATAGCCGCAGGAAAGGTTGTGATGACGGGAACCCCGGAGGAGGTGGTGCCAAAAATCGAGGAGATCTAA
- a CDS encoding NAD(P)/FAD-dependent oxidoreductase, with product MRAVVIGSGIGGLLTASFLAKNGYDVTVIERSPYIGGRFTNLEYGGFGLSTGAFHMLPHGEDGPLAYLLKLLGANVQIVNSDPKGMIFYGGKTFHYRDGWKYLSFTEKAKATKLLLDVKRGKLPKGEEAEMSGREWIKERIGDNEFADLFIKSFLGWADSVLDVPAGELAREIKAALRWGGPGLVKGGCRAIPEALSSIILGNGGRIIKRKRAVEIDVEEKKVITADGDDLNYDVLISNVGIKETVELIGRDNFDRDYLKRVDSLKPSEGIKYNVALKGGPRIGNTVVFTLDTERINGYNEPSSLSPELAREGHTLIMLHHALQSRNVKAEQRKGIEDIYRIFPNLDEEGEILLIQTYLDGNPVNRVASGQTVEDFPMGDVYIVGDAYKPPGGIEVEGIALGVMRTLERLGLGSFSEWYL from the coding sequence ATGAGGGCGGTTGTAATAGGCTCCGGAATCGGCGGCCTTCTGACGGCCTCGTTCCTGGCCAAAAACGGTTACGATGTCACCGTCATCGAAAGGTCGCCATACATCGGCGGCCGCTTCACGAATCTGGAGTACGGGGGCTTTGGCCTCTCGACGGGCGCCTTTCATATGCTCCCCCACGGTGAGGACGGGCCTCTGGCTTACCTCCTCAAGCTTCTCGGCGCAAACGTCCAGATAGTGAACTCAGACCCCAAGGGAATGATATTCTACGGAGGAAAGACCTTCCACTACCGCGATGGCTGGAAGTACCTGAGCTTCACGGAGAAGGCAAAGGCCACAAAGTTGCTACTCGATGTAAAGCGCGGAAAACTCCCGAAAGGTGAAGAGGCCGAGATGAGCGGCCGCGAGTGGATAAAGGAAAGGATAGGCGACAACGAGTTTGCTGACCTCTTCATCAAGAGCTTCCTCGGCTGGGCCGACAGCGTCTTGGACGTCCCTGCCGGAGAGCTGGCGAGGGAGATAAAGGCGGCCCTGAGGTGGGGCGGGCCCGGGCTTGTTAAGGGTGGCTGCAGGGCGATTCCCGAGGCGCTGAGCTCGATAATCCTCGGCAACGGCGGAAGGATAATCAAGAGGAAGAGGGCCGTTGAAATCGACGTCGAGGAAAAGAAAGTCATCACCGCTGACGGCGATGATCTGAATTACGACGTTCTCATCTCCAACGTTGGAATAAAGGAAACCGTCGAGCTCATAGGCAGGGACAACTTCGACCGCGATTACCTGAAGAGGGTGGATTCCCTAAAGCCGAGCGAGGGCATAAAGTACAACGTGGCGCTGAAGGGTGGGCCGAGGATAGGCAACACCGTCGTCTTCACCCTCGACACCGAGAGGATAAACGGCTACAACGAGCCTTCATCGCTGAGCCCGGAGCTCGCCAGGGAAGGCCACACCCTGATAATGCTCCACCACGCCCTCCAGAGCAGGAACGTCAAGGCAGAGCAGAGGAAGGGGATAGAGGACATATACCGCATCTTCCCGAACCTCGACGAGGAAGGGGAAATCCTGCTGATACAGACCTACCTCGATGGGAATCCCGTTAACAGGGTTGCCAGCGGCCAGACCGTTGAGGACTTCCCGATGGGCGATGTTTACATCGTCGGCGATGCGTACAAGCCGCCCGGAGGGATAGAGGTTGAGGGCATCGCCCTCGGCGTCATGAGAACCCTTGAGAGGCTCGGACTGGGAAGCTTCTCCGAGTGGTATCTCTGA
- a CDS encoding DUF2103 domain-containing protein translates to MPRHFKRGVKREHHFLKGLEKPLEMIAAIPGVKKVIPGRIYASDSRGFEIKVSRETKTGLKLVAKSDGSVQDVFLVVDKADRERVWREVERLVGEWRG, encoded by the coding sequence ATGCCCAGGCACTTCAAGAGAGGCGTCAAGAGGGAACACCACTTCCTGAAGGGCCTTGAGAAGCCCCTGGAGATGATAGCGGCTATACCAGGGGTCAAAAAGGTAATCCCCGGAAGGATATACGCGAGCGATTCAAGGGGCTTCGAGATAAAGGTCTCGAGGGAAACCAAGACGGGTCTCAAGCTCGTTGCCAAGAGCGATGGGAGCGTTCAGGACGTTTTTCTTGTGGTTGATAAAGCCGACAGGGAGAGGGTCTGGAGGGAAGTTGAGAGGCTAGTGGGGGAGTGGAGAGGTTAG
- a CDS encoding ATP-dependent Clp protease proteolytic subunit — protein MGEAATGFFGSLLWWLFFMYILLWPQMQYRSLQLARAKLLKRLSEKRKSTVITMIHRQESIGLFGIPFYKFISVEDSEEVLRAIRSAPKDKPIDLIIHTPGGLVLAATQIAKALHDHPAETRVIVPHYAMSGGTLIALAADKIIMDPHAVLGPVDPQLGQYPGPSIVRAVERKGVDKVDDQTLILADVAEKAINQVRDFVYNLLKDRYGDEKARELAQVLTEGRWTHDYPITYEQARELGLHVSTDVPEEVYALMELYKQPTKQRGTVEFMPYTQGGEVGK, from the coding sequence ATGGGAGAGGCCGCTACCGGATTCTTCGGTTCACTGCTGTGGTGGCTGTTCTTCATGTACATCCTGTTGTGGCCCCAGATGCAGTACAGGAGCCTGCAGCTGGCCAGGGCCAAACTGCTCAAGAGGCTCTCGGAAAAGCGAAAATCAACGGTAATAACCATGATCCACAGGCAGGAGAGTATAGGACTCTTCGGAATACCGTTCTACAAGTTCATAAGCGTCGAGGACAGCGAGGAGGTCCTCAGGGCCATCCGCTCGGCCCCAAAGGACAAGCCGATTGATTTGATAATCCACACCCCAGGAGGCCTAGTACTTGCCGCGACGCAGATAGCGAAGGCGCTCCACGACCATCCTGCTGAAACGCGCGTCATAGTCCCCCACTACGCCATGAGCGGCGGAACTCTGATAGCACTCGCGGCCGACAAGATAATCATGGACCCGCACGCGGTTTTGGGGCCGGTTGACCCCCAGCTTGGCCAGTACCCTGGACCGAGCATCGTCAGGGCCGTCGAGAGGAAGGGCGTTGACAAGGTGGACGACCAGACCCTTATCCTGGCGGACGTTGCGGAGAAGGCCATCAACCAGGTCCGCGACTTCGTTTACAACCTGCTGAAGGACCGCTACGGCGATGAGAAGGCCAGGGAGCTTGCCCAGGTGCTCACCGAGGGCAGGTGGACGCACGACTACCCGATCACATACGAGCAGGCCAGGGAGCTGGGCCTTCACGTCAGCACGGACGTTCCGGAGGAGGTTTACGCCCTGATGGAGCTCTACAAGCAGCCGACGAAGCAGAGGGGCACGGTAGAGTTCATGCCGTACACGCAGGGGGGTGAGGTCGGCAAGTGA
- a CDS encoding coiled-coil protein produces the protein MQTKVDPEEIKRIKREIEALEKERNEIRAKLDELEKELQIWIQKRDEKNNEVKGLRQKGREYKAKRDEINAQIQELKKNREEINAKLDLLYQEILEYRTKRDEYNQLRRLKMPPAKIQERIEKLEWELQTNPNITPDREKQIVDQIQVLATELEILQQAERFHKKLVESRKKVDQLKKARRNISLEIQKLANQSQQFHEQMIAAFNQADEVKKEADEYHAKVVELRDKIREVRKELRSIEKKIREYDEKHKELIAYRLVARMHAKKDASFEKAVEALEKFKKGEKLTLDELLLLQRYNLV, from the coding sequence ATGCAGACGAAAGTGGACCCAGAGGAGATTAAGAGGATCAAGAGGGAGATAGAGGCCCTTGAAAAGGAGAGAAACGAGATAAGGGCCAAACTGGATGAGCTTGAAAAGGAGCTTCAAATCTGGATCCAGAAGAGGGACGAGAAGAACAACGAGGTCAAGGGACTCCGCCAGAAGGGCAGGGAGTACAAGGCCAAGCGCGATGAAATCAACGCGCAGATACAGGAGCTGAAGAAGAACCGTGAGGAGATAAACGCGAAGCTCGACCTCCTCTATCAGGAGATACTCGAGTACCGCACCAAGAGGGACGAGTACAACCAGCTCCGCAGGCTCAAGATGCCGCCGGCGAAGATCCAGGAGAGGATAGAGAAGCTCGAGTGGGAGCTCCAGACCAACCCGAACATAACCCCCGACAGGGAGAAGCAGATCGTAGACCAGATACAGGTTCTCGCCACCGAGCTTGAGATACTCCAGCAGGCCGAGCGCTTCCACAAGAAGCTCGTCGAGTCCAGGAAGAAGGTCGATCAGCTCAAGAAGGCCAGGAGGAACATCAGCCTCGAGATACAGAAGCTCGCCAACCAGAGCCAGCAGTTCCACGAGCAGATGATAGCGGCGTTCAACCAGGCCGACGAGGTCAAGAAGGAGGCCGACGAGTACCACGCCAAGGTCGTCGAGCTCCGCGACAAGATCAGGGAGGTCAGGAAGGAGCTCCGCAGCATCGAGAAGAAGATACGCGAGTACGACGAGAAGCACAAGGAGCTCATCGCCTACAGGCTCGTTGCCAGGATGCACGCCAAGAAGGACGCCAGCTTCGAGAAGGCCGTCGAGGCCCTTGAGAAGTTCAAGAAGGGCGAGAAGCTCACCCTCGACGAGCTGCTCCTCCTCCAGAGGTACAACCTTGTCTGA
- the arcC gene encoding carbamate kinase, with protein sequence MKRVVIALGGNAILQRGQKGTYEEQMANVMKTAKQIVDIILDGDYEVVITHGNGPQVGALLLHMDAGQATHGIPAQPMDVAGAMTQGQIGYMIQQAIRNELKRRGIDRPVATIVTQTIVDKNDPAFQHPSKPVGPFYDEETAKKLAEEKGWVVVEDSGRGWRRVVPSPDPIGHVEAEIIQDLVEKGFIVITSGGGGVPVIEEDGKLRGVEAVIDKDLAGERLAEEVKADIFMILTDVNGAAVNFGKPDERWLGKVAVEELRKYYEEGHFKKGSMGPKVLAAIRFVEWGGERAVIAALDRAVEALEGKTGTQVIKG encoded by the coding sequence ATGAAGAGGGTTGTAATAGCCTTGGGCGGTAACGCTATTCTTCAGCGAGGCCAGAAGGGAACCTACGAGGAGCAGATGGCCAACGTCATGAAGACGGCCAAACAGATAGTGGATATAATCCTAGACGGCGATTACGAGGTTGTAATCACCCACGGTAACGGTCCCCAGGTCGGTGCTTTGCTTCTCCACATGGACGCCGGTCAGGCCACCCACGGCATTCCGGCCCAGCCGATGGACGTTGCCGGCGCGATGACCCAGGGGCAGATAGGGTACATGATACAGCAGGCGATAAGGAACGAGCTGAAGAGGCGCGGAATAGACAGGCCTGTGGCGACGATAGTCACCCAAACCATCGTTGACAAGAACGATCCCGCCTTCCAGCACCCGAGCAAGCCGGTTGGGCCGTTCTACGACGAGGAGACCGCCAAAAAGCTCGCGGAGGAGAAGGGCTGGGTCGTCGTGGAGGACTCCGGCAGGGGCTGGAGGAGGGTTGTGCCGAGCCCGGACCCGATAGGGCACGTCGAGGCGGAGATCATCCAGGACCTCGTTGAGAAGGGCTTCATAGTGATCACCAGCGGTGGCGGTGGAGTCCCCGTCATCGAGGAGGACGGAAAGCTTAGGGGCGTTGAGGCGGTAATAGACAAGGATCTGGCCGGGGAGAGGCTGGCGGAGGAAGTCAAGGCGGATATATTCATGATCCTGACCGACGTAAACGGCGCGGCGGTGAACTTCGGCAAACCCGACGAGCGCTGGCTCGGAAAGGTCGCCGTCGAGGAGCTCAGGAAGTACTACGAGGAGGGCCACTTCAAGAAGGGCAGTATGGGACCGAAGGTTCTCGCCGCGATAAGGTTCGTCGAGTGGGGCGGCGAGAGGGCGGTCATAGCGGCGCTCGACAGGGCAGTTGAGGCCCTCGAAGGAAAGACCGGAACGCAGGTTATAAAGGGCTGA
- the gor gene encoding glyceraldehyde-3-phosphate:ferredoxin oxidoreductase → MKFTVLRLNLDEKKVESEELERNGIYGVIDYGIEIHENLETYKVEPYDPKNVVIMGMGPFSGSTLPGAHRLMFFFRSPLYGTLFPSAMGGAAYAFKNVGVDFVTFEGKAEKPVVVLLYNDGESVRVELHEIELEKVVEIWRGYKDEEGVYALTQYLIDTFGDKFDFEYRIAVVGPSALNTNYGAIFSQALRKGERLVGSEDWAARGGSGSVLLRAHNVVGIIFGGKPRRRTFPGEDISSFRTAKGIVEGVHKKPYNEIIAEKTTKYRFNPKLNTGGTFGGNYPAEGDFVPILNWQMPYIPKEERIRIHENIMKHYWEPFNEEAIKPKNWTTCGEPCPVVCKKYRRGHHVEYEPYEANGPLSGSISLRASDVSVHAADAMGFDAIEFGGTAAWVLELVHRGLLKPEEVGISGKPEFTKEALLERPVEASEVNAKLVAELAHRVAFGENEIARIIGLGKRKASVIFDERFKDRLKYGESFKDYGVFVPLGENGEMTPTMYWAIGNYIPLPIQGRYWTFYQFGVFLEPEELAQKIIASALWEFWYDNVGWCRFHRGWMKPVLRALFMDTYGENVDMEEHARKQLKRLIEYARKAGYAPAFWDSMRVIDLVAAGSEEFGNERWAERFRVDKVGTAKEYLSRVLEAYSEILGVEWRL, encoded by the coding sequence CCTACAAGGTTGAGCCATACGACCCCAAGAACGTCGTTATCATGGGTATGGGGCCCTTCTCAGGCTCGACCCTGCCCGGGGCCCACAGGCTCATGTTCTTCTTCCGCTCACCGCTCTACGGAACGCTCTTCCCCTCCGCAATGGGCGGTGCCGCTTATGCCTTCAAGAACGTCGGCGTTGATTTCGTGACCTTCGAGGGCAAGGCCGAGAAGCCCGTCGTGGTTCTCCTCTACAACGACGGCGAGAGCGTAAGGGTTGAACTCCACGAGATCGAGCTTGAGAAGGTCGTTGAAATCTGGAGGGGCTACAAGGATGAGGAAGGAGTCTATGCCCTCACGCAGTACCTCATCGATACATTTGGCGATAAGTTCGACTTCGAGTACCGCATAGCAGTCGTCGGCCCCTCCGCCCTAAACACCAACTACGGCGCAATATTCTCCCAGGCCCTCAGGAAGGGAGAGAGGCTCGTAGGCAGCGAGGACTGGGCCGCCCGCGGAGGCTCAGGAAGCGTTCTCCTCCGTGCCCACAACGTCGTTGGAATTATCTTCGGCGGAAAGCCGAGGAGGAGAACCTTCCCGGGCGAGGACATCTCATCGTTTAGAACCGCCAAGGGCATCGTCGAGGGCGTCCACAAGAAGCCCTACAACGAGATAATAGCCGAGAAGACGACCAAATACCGCTTCAACCCCAAGCTCAACACCGGCGGAACCTTCGGCGGCAACTACCCGGCCGAGGGGGACTTCGTTCCGATACTCAACTGGCAGATGCCCTACATTCCGAAGGAGGAGCGCATAAGGATTCACGAGAACATAATGAAGCACTACTGGGAGCCCTTCAACGAAGAGGCTATAAAGCCGAAGAACTGGACGACCTGCGGCGAGCCGTGCCCGGTGGTCTGCAAGAAGTACCGTCGCGGCCACCACGTCGAGTACGAGCCCTACGAGGCCAACGGTCCGCTCAGCGGGAGCATAAGTCTGAGGGCCAGCGACGTAAGCGTTCACGCCGCCGATGCGATGGGCTTCGACGCCATAGAGTTCGGTGGAACCGCAGCGTGGGTCCTTGAGCTCGTCCACCGCGGTCTGCTCAAGCCGGAGGAAGTGGGCATAAGTGGAAAGCCCGAGTTCACGAAGGAGGCACTCCTCGAGAGGCCGGTGGAGGCGAGCGAGGTCAACGCGAAGCTCGTGGCGGAGCTGGCCCACCGCGTCGCCTTCGGCGAGAACGAGATAGCAAGGATAATCGGCCTCGGCAAGAGGAAGGCGAGCGTAATCTTCGACGAGCGCTTTAAGGACAGGCTCAAGTACGGCGAGAGCTTCAAGGATTACGGCGTCTTCGTTCCGCTCGGCGAGAACGGCGAGATGACGCCGACGATGTACTGGGCGATAGGCAACTACATACCGCTCCCGATTCAGGGAAGATACTGGACGTTCTACCAGTTCGGCGTCTTCCTTGAGCCGGAGGAGCTCGCGCAGAAGATAATCGCCTCGGCCCTCTGGGAGTTCTGGTACGACAACGTCGGCTGGTGCCGCTTCCACAGGGGATGGATGAAGCCCGTCCTCAGGGCGCTCTTCATGGACACCTACGGGGAGAACGTTGACATGGAGGAGCACGCCAGGAAGCAGCTCAAGAGGCTCATCGAGTACGCGAGAAAGGCCGGCTACGCCCCGGCATTCTGGGACTCGATGCGCGTTATAGACCTCGTCGCCGCCGGAAGCGAGGAGTTCGGCAACGAGCGCTGGGCCGAGAGGTTCAGGGTCGACAAGGTCGGAACGGCAAAGGAGTACCTTAGCAGGGTCTTGGAGGCCTACAGCGAGATTCTGGGAGTGGAGTGGAGGCTGTGA
- the arcS gene encoding archaeosine synthase subunit alpha has protein sequence MEVIRHEGPGRLGLVRTGERSFTTPALAGVDFTLSPFNSFFHPVGQGGYDFNLAPAIPLGFYTPDEVIEKALGRLWSVNYEGFNAFYLPALRRTSYLGEFFKIIERYNFDAVYLGNSKILVREYRYFVRILRELRERFPNVMIIADLEPFFYPLAVYLGVDAFDTRSLKLYDFEGKGFTGYSPFLWKEEANSLDFARETIALVRKALKEGKLRYLVENFFNTQYHAGILRIADLEHPDYLEKYTPIQKETVYFISDASIRRPEVRRWHSRVAERFVPPKNTELVLLFPCSAKKPYSFSRSHTLYRRAVKEALGSGITKVHELILTSPFGVVPREWEWLAKYDIVVTGHWGEEEIKPAAELLAKTLEKYPKDVPVIAHLDEAYVEIAKLASELSGREITFTRVENGTTSRESLKSLTETLREFELEATKEDRTYRYFENIRKVFDFYFGAGAGEAVLPENGKVKGSKMLRLFVDNQQTGTFKDGVISVTPYGMQRIYDALNAYCVKVDFELRGDVFAVGVDEADPAIRPDDIVGIVRDGKVIGVGKAVLAGEEMVRVRKGVAVKVRKRA, from the coding sequence ATGGAAGTCATCAGGCACGAGGGGCCCGGGAGACTGGGTCTCGTCAGGACAGGGGAGCGCTCTTTCACGACCCCGGCACTGGCAGGGGTAGACTTTACGCTCTCCCCGTTCAACTCCTTCTTCCATCCCGTGGGGCAGGGGGGGTACGACTTCAACCTCGCCCCCGCGATACCCCTCGGCTTCTACACGCCGGACGAGGTTATAGAGAAGGCCCTCGGAAGGCTCTGGAGCGTGAACTACGAGGGCTTCAACGCCTTCTACCTGCCGGCTTTGAGGAGGACCTCCTACCTGGGTGAGTTCTTCAAGATAATCGAGCGCTACAACTTCGATGCCGTCTACCTCGGCAACTCCAAAATCCTCGTGAGGGAGTACCGCTACTTCGTGAGAATCCTGCGCGAGCTGCGCGAGAGGTTCCCCAACGTCATGATAATCGCCGATCTGGAACCGTTCTTCTATCCGCTCGCCGTTTACCTCGGCGTCGATGCCTTCGACACCCGCTCCCTCAAGCTCTACGACTTCGAGGGGAAGGGCTTCACCGGGTACAGTCCGTTCCTCTGGAAGGAAGAGGCCAACTCCCTCGACTTCGCCCGTGAGACGATCGCACTGGTCAGGAAGGCCCTCAAGGAGGGTAAACTCCGCTACCTCGTCGAGAACTTCTTCAACACTCAGTACCACGCGGGAATACTCCGCATAGCGGATTTGGAGCATCCCGACTACCTCGAGAAATACACGCCGATCCAGAAGGAGACGGTTTACTTCATCAGCGACGCCTCGATTAGAAGGCCTGAGGTCAGGAGATGGCATTCGAGGGTTGCCGAGCGCTTCGTTCCTCCGAAGAACACCGAGCTGGTTCTCCTCTTCCCGTGCTCCGCCAAGAAGCCCTACTCCTTCTCGAGGAGCCACACACTTTACAGGAGGGCGGTCAAGGAAGCCCTCGGCTCCGGAATAACCAAAGTCCACGAGCTCATCCTCACGTCCCCCTTCGGCGTTGTCCCAAGGGAGTGGGAGTGGCTTGCCAAGTACGATATAGTGGTCACCGGCCACTGGGGCGAGGAGGAGATTAAACCTGCGGCCGAACTCCTCGCCAAGACTCTCGAGAAGTACCCGAAGGACGTTCCGGTTATAGCTCACCTCGACGAGGCCTACGTTGAGATAGCTAAACTCGCTTCCGAGCTCTCGGGAAGGGAAATAACCTTCACCCGCGTGGAGAACGGCACCACGAGCAGGGAGAGCCTGAAGTCCCTCACCGAGACCCTGAGGGAGTTCGAGCTTGAAGCGACCAAGGAGGACAGGACCTACCGCTACTTCGAGAACATCAGGAAGGTCTTTGACTTCTACTTTGGCGCCGGCGCCGGGGAGGCCGTCCTTCCGGAGAACGGAAAGGTCAAGGGTTCAAAGATGCTCCGCCTCTTCGTTGATAATCAGCAGACCGGAACCTTCAAGGACGGCGTGATAAGCGTCACGCCCTATGGAATGCAGAGGATATACGATGCCCTCAATGCCTACTGTGTGAAGGTGGACTTCGAGCTCCGCGGCGACGTCTTCGCTGTCGGTGTTGACGAGGCCGATCCTGCAATAAGGCCGGACGACATAGTGGGCATAGTGAGGGACGGAAAGGTAATAGGCGTCGGTAAGGCGGTTTTGGCTGGAGAGGAGATGGTTAGAGTCAGGAAGGGCGTTGCGGTTAAGGTCAGGAAGAGGGCATGA
- a CDS encoding PEGA domain-containing protein, whose protein sequence is MRWKLIFLAFLMAGLLVPPAYSTGENTMERPGYLFVEAPGNVAEIGEVGSYATPIGLVLKPGNYTVRITGNVTVVARVSVVAETATIIRVNLEEIKEAVSGEGIASVRAIFNESANYSREKLNPPFNPFAFPGGCGSNSGYLNVSNPYPMGLAVRGRDEVYITLNGTFMHIGDDDGKPCIFYVEVYPGGSERQESVRNATYLVPWARLEITSVPEGLTFYINGGHNRYVFYTPMGLYVPAIPHDVYNATAAGYYGKIRIPVIHRLDTHVVGIAENHYLVESVVKVAPHEMHHINVDMEKVKSALTVEREDVRAVPLEVDSEPGNASIVVTDGVLRAFATTPATLFLPPGNYTVIASRGNLSARESVVLAESASVFLKLSPASATLHVVTYPANATVLINGEKVNAKNLTLSPGRYNITAKAPGYLTKSLEVILAPNESKTVEISLEKKLATEDSKIVISPPSSGADDVKSGEMSETNEKDTPDDTQTLPAPSVGDVPGSPGRDNGSLWVKLAILAGVVAAVYLALRLGR, encoded by the coding sequence GTGAGGTGGAAGCTCATTTTTCTGGCGTTTTTGATGGCCGGTCTGCTCGTTCCCCCCGCGTATTCGACCGGGGAAAACACGATGGAGAGGCCCGGCTATCTGTTCGTTGAGGCACCTGGAAACGTGGCCGAGATAGGAGAGGTAGGCTCTTACGCCACTCCCATTGGCCTGGTGCTCAAGCCGGGGAACTACACAGTCAGGATAACCGGAAACGTCACGGTGGTTGCCCGGGTTTCGGTGGTGGCCGAGACGGCTACAATAATTCGCGTGAACCTCGAGGAGATTAAAGAGGCAGTTTCAGGGGAGGGAATCGCGTCGGTAAGGGCAATCTTCAACGAGAGCGCCAATTACAGCCGGGAAAAGCTCAACCCGCCCTTTAATCCGTTTGCATTTCCAGGGGGATGTGGAAGCAACTCCGGGTATCTCAACGTATCGAATCCCTACCCAATGGGTCTCGCAGTGCGGGGAAGGGACGAGGTGTACATAACCCTCAATGGAACCTTCATGCACATTGGAGACGATGACGGGAAACCCTGTATTTTCTACGTCGAAGTGTACCCAGGGGGAAGCGAACGACAGGAGAGCGTCAGGAACGCCACTTACCTCGTCCCCTGGGCGCGGCTGGAGATAACCTCTGTTCCCGAGGGTCTAACGTTCTACATCAACGGGGGCCACAATAGGTACGTCTTCTATACTCCTATGGGCCTCTACGTCCCCGCAATCCCCCACGACGTCTACAACGCCACCGCCGCCGGTTACTACGGAAAGATACGGATTCCGGTAATTCACAGGCTCGATACCCATGTCGTTGGGATAGCGGAGAATCACTATCTCGTAGAAAGCGTCGTGAAGGTTGCCCCCCACGAGATGCATCACATCAACGTGGACATGGAAAAGGTGAAGTCCGCGCTGACTGTGGAGAGGGAGGATGTGAGAGCGGTTCCCCTTGAAGTAGATTCAGAGCCGGGCAACGCTTCCATAGTGGTTACCGACGGGGTTCTGAGAGCCTTCGCCACCACGCCGGCGACGCTGTTCCTTCCGCCCGGGAACTACACGGTCATAGCCTCAAGGGGCAACCTTTCGGCCAGAGAATCCGTGGTTCTGGCGGAGAGCGCGAGTGTCTTCCTGAAGCTCTCCCCGGCCAGCGCGACCCTCCACGTCGTGACGTATCCGGCCAACGCGACGGTGCTCATCAACGGCGAGAAGGTCAATGCCAAAAACCTCACCCTCAGTCCCGGACGCTACAACATCACGGCAAAGGCTCCCGGCTACCTAACGAAGAGCCTGGAGGTAATCCTGGCCCCTAACGAGTCAAAGACCGTCGAGATAAGCCTGGAGAAGAAGCTCGCAACTGAGGACTCGAAAATCGTCATCTCACCTCCCTCGAGCGGAGCGGACGACGTAAAATCTGGGGAGATGAGCGAGACCAACGAGAAAGACACCCCCGACGACACCCAGACGCTCCCTGCACCTTCTGTAGGTGATGTTCCCGGCTCACCAGGAAGGGACAACGGCTCCCTGTGGGTCAAGCTGGCTATCCTGGCCGGGGTTGTCGCGGCCGTTTACCTGGCCCTGAGACTGGGGAGGTGA